AATTTATTAGCAGTTTCAACACATCGGATTAAATCACTTGAGACAAGCAAATCAACTTTGAGTGATGTATTTTCTTTCAATCTTTCTTTTGTCCTGGCTTGTAGCGGAATATCTCGCCAACCAAGGTACTGCTTAGCCAGATTCGCCTCTGTTACACCGTGGCGTAGGAGAGTAAGCACCAAACGATCATCCATAAAACCGTCTCACCTCCTTCAATACATGCACCAAGTGTATCACCAGTTACACCACCAAAAGCATGTTTTACAAAGAAATGAAAAATGATAGAAAATCCAATAATTATTATGAACAGCACTAATAAAACGATAAAACTGTCAAACATCCATGCAATTAGAAGTAATGGCACAATCGTTAGTATACCTGCTAAGAAGAAATCCCTTTGCATCAACTGTTTTTGAAAGTGGAAGGCAAGTCCACTTTGCTTAGCAGTACGGGTAAACGTGAGTAAATAGACCATACCGAACCTCGACAATACTGGAATTACAATTAACATTAGACTCGTTGTTATAAAGTTCATTGCCACCGACTCATATAGAAATAACCAGCGAAATAAAAGTAGAAAGAATAGTGATATTACACCAAATGCTCCAACATGCGGATCACTCATAATGTCGAGCCTACGCTCCTTATCTCGATAAGAAAAGTAGGCGTCTGAGCAATCCATCCAACCGTCCAGATGTAATCCTCCTGAGACAACTACAGTAAAAAATAATATACATACTGAAATGGCTAAGTTCGAAAGTGAGAACATATGCATCACATTAGAAATACCAGCTAAAGTGCTCCCCATTATCAAACCTATAAATGGTAAAAATATAATGGCATAGCGTGCACGCCTTTGCTCCCATTCAATATTCTTATTAATTGGAATTAGTGTAAAAAACTGAAATGCCAATAAAAAACCGTCAATTACATATCGCATCATTAATGTGCATCCTTCATCAATCGTGCAGAACCAAATTCAACTTCATATGATAAATTTGACATTCTTACGATCGCTTGATGTAAATGACCTAATGAACGTACATACACTTTACTACCAAAATCATCTGGAAAACCACTATGAAAAATATCATTTGAAACGATAATAACGTGTTTACAACGTTCACTTAGCGTCTTTAGAACATCTAACATTTTATTCACAGTTGTAGCCACTTTCTCTTCACACTTCCAAATGTTTGAAGTAAATAGTTCATTGCTTAACCATACTGTTAAACAATCTATTAAAAGCACATCATCTTTAGAGAAATGACGGGTTAACAAATCCAACTGCTTTGGTTGTTCCCATGTTTGCCAATTTATTTGTGATTGAACTCGATCATTTTTATGACGAACAATTCGATTTTGCATCTCTGAATCTGTTATAGTGCTTGTTGCAATATAATGACATTGTGATTGATCAGAATGTTCTTCAATAAGTTGTTCAGCAAACGAACTTTTTCCACTTCGTACACCGCCACATACAAACGTTAACAATCTGCTCTCCACCTTTGTAATACGTGTAGTAATTGATCATTTTCATGCCGATCTTTTATAGCTAAACGAATAGCTATTCCTTCTATTCCTGGAAAATGATATGTATGTCGAGGTACAATCCCATTTTGCAATAAATATATAATAAGATGATCAATTTCTGCTTTTGTTTTACCTATCAACAAATAAAAATTTACCGCTGAGTTTGAATAATCCATGCCTAACTTCTCTAACTCCATAAAAACTCTTGCTCTTTCGTTTGCAATTTTGTGTTTCGTTTCCTCTTCAAAGAACGAATCTGCTACACATTGTAGTCCAATCTCTTGAGCAAGTGTATTCACACTCCAAGGTGGTTGGTAACGAAATAATGCTTCAATAATCGCTGGTCGTGCAAGCACATAACCGAGACGGATACCAGGGATATGATACATCTTCGTAAATGAACGAACGATGATGACATTCGGATATGTAGTTAGCAACTTTGTTGCAGATACTTCTTCTACGGAAAAATCATAGAATGCCTCATCAATTATGAGTGTTGTACTCGCTCGATTACATCGTTCAGCTAAATCTTCAATCGTTTCATTTCCATACGCTACTCCTGTAGGGTTGTTAGGATGGCAACAGTAAAGAACATCAACTCCTTCTATAAAATTGTCTAACTTATCAACTTCTAATTGCCAATTGTTGTTTAAGATAAAACGTTTTATCGGTGATTGATTTGCCGTAGAGGCTAGCGCATACTCTGTAAAGGTTGGCTCAATTATGCCTACTGTTTTCTTCATAAAAAAACGAGCTAGTAAAAAAATGCATTCAGCTGCTCCATTTCCTACAAGTACTTGTTTAGAATGAAGACCTTCTTTGTATGCTATTCGTTCCCGTAATGTGTAGGATTCCATCTCAGGATACTGCCCAATTAACTTAGCTCCATCCTTGATACTTTTCTCAATTGATGCTGGCATACCATATGGGTTCGTATTGACGCTAAAATCAATTGGATTTGGGTGAAGCGGCTGTCCGAGTGCTTCATATAACCCAATGATATTCGCACCGTGTTTAGGTAATGAGCTGTTCATACAGAATGACCCCCATTGCTAATAGAATGAAAAAATAATATGTTGTTCGTTTCATAATTTGAATGGTTTCATTTATATGTTTTGTTTGTAATTGGACTTCATCTACACCAATGAGCGGTCTGTTTGACACTTGACCGTGATATGTGTTTTGCCCACCTAATTGTACGCGTAATAATAATGCAGTTGCCGCTTCACACCAACCACTATTCGGACTAGGATGGTTCTTCGCATGCTTAGATAACTGTTTCAATAAACTAGTAGTTTTAAGTTGATATCCTGAGGCATTCACTATAATCATCAGTAAGCCTGTCATCCTACTTGGAATGAAATTTAAAAGGTCATCAAAACGAGCAGCAGCCCATCCAAAATGATAATATTTCTCATTCTTGTAACCTAGCATAGCATCACACGTATTAACAGCTCTATACAAAAAAGCTAATGGAGCTCCACCAATAGCAGCATAGAATAAAGAAGCTGTTATACCATCACTTGTATTTTCTGAAACCGTCTCTACTGTCCCACGCACGATCTCTGACTCATTTAAATGAGTTGTATCTCGTCCGACAATCCATCCCAACTTATCCCTTGCTTCTAACATATCTCCATTCATTAGTGGTGTTTCAACACGCCGTGCTGCCCGCTCAAGATCATTCATTGCAATTGTTGTATAAATTAGAAAACCTTCAACTAAAATCGCGACAGACGGATGAATTAGAACAGACAGTTGAACGATACAATAGGCAAAGCCAAAACAAACGATACTAACAATTAAAACCGTCACAATTCCTTTTACTTTTCGATACTTTCCTATATTCAAACTTTTATCTAACTTTGAAATAAGTGTACCCATATATCGAACTGGATGTGGTAAATGCTCTGGATCTCCAAACAATCGGTCTAGAACTAGAGCAAAGCATATTGAAATCAAATGATTAATCATGCACCTTCACCCTTTGCTTGTAACGTTCAACCGACTCAGAAACAGCTTCATACATAAGCTTTCCAATTGCCTTCCCTAAATTCGTGATTGTCCCAGCATATTCTATAGTGCTACCAGTTTGCGTTGCACCTACTAGCACACTATCTGTGGATGTACCAGTCGCAATCGTGTCTGTCTCACTATCGATAATCTGCTCAGATTGAAGTGCTTTAACCTTTGCTTCAGTCGCAGTCATCATTGCTTGTACGAAAGCTGCCTCCGTTAAGCACGCATTTATGAAGATCCAGCTATTAATTGTACCTGGCACGTTAGAAAATTGCTTATGCATATAAGCTTTTGATACATCAACTGCATTTCCTGTTCCAGCTGTCACTACTATAAACAAAGAAAACTCATCCGTATCTATCCGTTTATATGATGCATCTTCTAGTCTTGCTGCCGTCATCATAGCAATTGTCTGCTGTGGCTGAATACCATTATTACTTAAATATTCGGTCATCTCTGCTAAAGGATCAGATTCATTATAATCTTTATGAACATGTCGATTAACGAACTGACGTGACCATTGGAATCCAGAGCCAATTAATGCTGATGATAATGTTTTAATCGGTTTAGATGACGTTATCGTAATTCTCTCATGATTAGCCATCACGGTCAGATCATCTAAAGATACAACTCTATCAATTTCGAATGACTTCGGTTCAAATGCAATAAAGGGAGCAGGCTTTGTCGGATGGTCGACTCTGCTCACATCTGTTTCATAGATGCGTTGTACTTTCTCTTCAGTTAAAGCAAGTTCCGAAGGTTGCAATTCTACCATTTTTCCAGCTTCAAGCATTAGTAATCGATCACAATACAAACTCGCTAAGTTCAAATCATGAAAGATTGAAATGACGGTAAATTTATACTGCTTTGCCCAGTCTTTTAACGTATCCAATAAACGCATCTGATGAGCGATATCTAAATGATTCGTTGGTTCATCCAGTAATAATAGTTTAGGTTTTTGCGCAAGAGCACGTGCTAAGTAGACTCTTTGCCTCTCCCCTCCACTTAATAACTGAATCGACTTATCTTGAAGGTGTGTCAATTGTGTTTTTTCAAGTGCTTCAATGACAGCCTGTTCATCATCATAACTCCAGCGTGGAAATAAGCCACTTTGATGGGAATATCGACCAAGTTTAACCGTCTCTCTAACGGTATATGCAAATGCAACATCATTCTCTTGAGATAATACTGCAACAAGTTTTGCTTGCTCTTTAGCTGTATACATTGAAATGTGCTGTTCGTTTAATAGTATTTCACCTTTCATTAATGGAAGCTTTCCATTTATCATTTGTAATAACGTCGACTTACCGCTACCATTTGGACCGATAATTCCGAAAACCTCTCCCTGCTTAACTGAAAAGGAAATATTTGATACAACTTTTTTCTTGCCATAACCACCAGAAGCATTTTTCACCTTCAACATATTATCACTACTTTCTAAAAAGCTCTTGTTCTCCTAGTCATATAGAACAGTATCGCAAAGACAGGGGCTCCGATTAAAGCTGTGATCACTCCAATAGGCAATTCTGATGGAGAAATAATCGTCCTGGCTACAGTATCAGCTAAAATTAAAAATGTACTACCATTTAAGAAAGACAGAGGCAAGAGATGCCTATGATTCACACCCCAGAGTATTCGAGTAATATGAGGGATCACTAAGCCAACAAAACCTATCGTTCCTGAAACTGCTACTGCTGATCCTGCAAGTAGAGATGCACCGCATAGAACTGCAAACTTTCTTCTTTCCACATCTACGCCAATATGTCGCGCTGCGTCTTCACCAAATGCCATCGCATTCAGTTCTTTTGCATTAAACTGAAGGATGAGAACACCGATTATTGTGAATGGCGTAATCATTTGTACGTATGCCCAACCACGCATAGACACGCTTCCTAATAACCATGTAATGATTTGTCTTAACTCTTCTCCAGTTAAGGCAATAATTAAAGAAATAAAAGAACCAATAAATGCACTAAAAATAATGCCTGATAAGATAATCGTTTCAATTGAAAGTTTCTTGTCAATTAATCGCGTAAAACCCAAAACTAAAACGAGTGTGATAAATCCAAACATAATGCTAACAATCGGCAATGTAAAACCCTTAACAAGTGGGATCGATATACCAAAGAACATGACAATAACTGCACCTAGTGATGCACCTGATGAAATTCCTAATGTATAGGGATCAGCAAGTGGATTTTGTAATAACCCTTGGAAGGAAGCACCAGCTATAGCTAGTGATCCTCCGACAAATAGAGCTAATAAAACACGCGGTAATCGAATGAGCATAATGATATTCTCATGCACTGGGTCTATTTCTTCTACTCTGCCTATTACAGAGTAATAAATAACTTCTATTACTTGTGAATATGTAAGAGGAAGTGTACCAGATGTAATGGCATGAACAATCGTAATCAATAGTAATGTACTCGAAACGGTATATGCTATACTCGGATGATTATTGATAAATGTTCGGATAGACGAGCTTTGCAAGTTCCTCGACTCCCTCTACTAACCTCGGACCTGCGCGGGTAAATTTATCAGAATCTACTGCAAACACTTTCTTATTTGTCACTGCATTAACATCTTGCCAAGCAAGTCGACCCAATACTTTCTCAATTGGTTTATCAACATAATAACCGTATGTAACGACAATAACATCAGGATTTAATAACACCGCATCTTCTTCTGTATACTTCAACCAACCTTCTCCATCTGCTGCAGCATTTTTTGCACCGATTAACTCAAGAATCTCATGCATAAATGTTCCTTTACCAGTCGTATAAATTTCTGGTTCAGGTTGAACTTCAACCCACACTGTCTTCTTCTCAGCTTCCGAAATCAATTCTGCTTTTTCAGCAACCTTTTCAACACGTTCTTTCATCTGATCTATAATCTTTGCTGAAGATTGTGCATGACCAGTAACTTTTCCAATTAAGTCTATTGAATCATATACGTCAGAAATAGATGTTGCAGACGGAATGACAACAACCGTTATACCTGCTTGCTTAAGTTGGTCGAGCGCTTGTTCTGAACTACCTGTACTTGAAGTGTGAGCTAACACGAGGTCAGGTTGTAATGCCAGTATGCTTTCGCTATTAACTTCTAATCCTCCAACTTTTGCTATCTCAGTTACTTCTTCAGGATAGTTATCCCAGTCTGTAACTCCTACAATTTGTTCACCTGCACCAATTGCAAAAGAAATCTCTGTATTACTTGGAATAAGTGACACTATGCGTTCAGGTGAAGATTCTATCGTTAATTCTTCTCCAGTAGCATCTACGACAGTCACTGGAAAATCAGATTTCGTAATAACTGTTTCGTCCGTTGTTTGTTGTTCTTTCACTTGATCATTCGATTGTGCACCACAACCAGTGAGTGCGAAAATTAAAAATACACTAATTACTACAAGTAGTTGCAAACCTTTTTTCATCTCAACTGTTCCCTTCTCTGATTAAATGACTCTACTATTAATAGAACATCTCTTCCAACTAATATGTGCACTTTATATTTAGTTTTAAAGTGAACGTATTAATTGCCAACTTAATATAAAAAACCTCATCCTTCGAAGGATGAGGTAACGAGTAACGACACACGAAGAAATTAAGGCATTCAATTAAATGCTACACCTATTGCATGTCGCTTCAAACACTCAACCCCCGAAGATTTGAAACTACGAGCTCATTAGGCAGGTCTACTGACTTATGCTTCTTTCTACTTTGAGCCTTCCCATGCATCATTATAGGCACAGTGGTGATCTCATTTCGTCCACAATTACAGTTGCGGGGACAGTTCTGGAATTTCACCAGATTCCCTTTTCAGTCGGATGAATAGTTAACTAGTTAACTATTCATCCGACACCTATGTGCTACGAATTCCTGTTCAGTTTTGCTTTAATCATACATGAGACGCTCCATTCCAGCAAGATGTTTTTCCATTACCTAAGGTGGAGTGAATCGTATTCCATGAATTTATGAAAATTCTAAGAATACTAAGTTAAATTGTTCGCGTATTGTCATAAGTTTACTTACAATATACCTATTAAACATAATCATAGGGAGAAGGTACTAACGATGACTATCTATAATTATTCTGTAAAAGATGCAAAAGGCAATTACACTCCGTTAAGTAAATATGAAGGTAAACCTCTAATGATCGTGAATACTAAAAACAGAGCATCTAGACTTACTTGAAGGTCAAGAAATTAAATGGAATTTCACGAAATTTTTAGTTGTTCGAAATG
The sequence above is a segment of the Bacillus solimangrovi genome. Coding sequences within it:
- the cobS gene encoding adenosylcobinamide-GDP ribazoletransferase → MMRYVIDGFLLAFQFFTLIPINKNIEWEQRRARYAIIFLPFIGLIMGSTLAGISNVMHMFSLSNLAISVCILFFTVVVSGGLHLDGWMDCSDAYFSYRDKERRLDIMSDPHVGAFGVISLFFLLLFRWLFLYESVAMNFITTSLMLIVIPVLSRFGMVYLLTFTRTAKQSGLAFHFQKQLMQRDFFLAGILTIVPLLLIAWMFDSFIVLLVLFIIIIGFSIIFHFFVKHAFGGVTGDTLGACIEGGETVLWMIVWCLLSYATV
- a CDS encoding bifunctional adenosylcobinamide kinase/adenosylcobinamide-phosphate guanylyltransferase codes for the protein MLTFVCGGVRSGKSSFAEQLIEEHSDQSQCHYIATSTITDSEMQNRIVRHKNDRVQSQINWQTWEQPKQLDLLTRHFSKDDVLLIDCLTVWLSNELFTSNIWKCEEKVATTVNKMLDVLKTLSERCKHVIIVSNDIFHSGFPDDFGSKVYVRSLGHLHQAIVRMSNLSYEVEFGSARLMKDAH
- the cobD gene encoding threonine-phosphate decarboxylase CobD yields the protein MNSSLPKHGANIIGLYEALGQPLHPNPIDFSVNTNPYGMPASIEKSIKDGAKLIGQYPEMESYTLRERIAYKEGLHSKQVLVGNGAAECIFLLARFFMKKTVGIIEPTFTEYALASTANQSPIKRFILNNNWQLEVDKLDNFIEGVDVLYCCHPNNPTGVAYGNETIEDLAERCNRASTTLIIDEAFYDFSVEEVSATKLLTTYPNVIIVRSFTKMYHIPGIRLGYVLARPAIIEALFRYQPPWSVNTLAQEIGLQCVADSFFEEETKHKIANERARVFMELEKLGMDYSNSAVNFYLLIGKTKAEIDHLIIYLLQNGIVPRHTYHFPGIEGIAIRLAIKDRHENDQLLHVLQRWRADC
- the cbiB gene encoding adenosylcobinamide-phosphate synthase CbiB; amino-acid sequence: MINHLISICFALVLDRLFGDPEHLPHPVRYMGTLISKLDKSLNIGKYRKVKGIVTVLIVSIVCFGFAYCIVQLSVLIHPSVAILVEGFLIYTTIAMNDLERAARRVETPLMNGDMLEARDKLGWIVGRDTTHLNESEIVRGTVETVSENTSDGITASLFYAAIGGAPLAFLYRAVNTCDAMLGYKNEKYYHFGWAAARFDDLLNFIPSRMTGLLMIIVNASGYQLKTTSLLKQLSKHAKNHPSPNSGWCEAATALLLRVQLGGQNTYHGQVSNRPLIGVDEVQLQTKHINETIQIMKRTTYYFFILLAMGVILYEQLIT
- a CDS encoding adenosylcobinamide amidohydrolase → MLKVKNASGGYGKKKVVSNISFSVKQGEVFGIIGPNGSGKSTLLQMINGKLPLMKGEILLNEQHISMYTAKEQAKLVAVLSQENDVAFAYTVRETVKLGRYSHQSGLFPRWSYDDEQAVIEALEKTQLTHLQDKSIQLLSGGERQRVYLARALAQKPKLLLLDEPTNHLDIAHQMRLLDTLKDWAKQYKFTVISIFHDLNLASLYCDRLLMLEAGKMVELQPSELALTEEKVQRIYETDVSRVDHPTKPAPFIAFEPKSFEIDRVVSLDDLTVMANHERITITSSKPIKTLSSALIGSGFQWSRQFVNRHVHKDYNESDPLAEMTEYLSNNGIQPQQTIAMMTAARLEDASYKRIDTDEFSLFIVVTAGTGNAVDVSKAYMHKQFSNVPGTINSWIFINACLTEAAFVQAMMTATEAKVKALQSEQIIDSETDTIATGTSTDSVLVGATQTGSTIEYAGTITNLGKAIGKLMYEAVSESVERYKQRVKVHD
- a CDS encoding FecCD family ABC transporter permease → MQSSSIRTFINNHPSIAYTVSSTLLLITIVHAITSGTLPLTYSQVIEVIYYSVIGRVEEIDPVHENIIMLIRLPRVLLALFVGGSLAIAGASFQGLLQNPLADPYTLGISSGASLGAVIVMFFGISIPLVKGFTLPIVSIMFGFITLVLVLGFTRLIDKKLSIETIILSGIIFSAFIGSFISLIIALTGEELRQIITWLLGSVSMRGWAYVQMITPFTIIGVLILQFNAKELNAMAFGEDAARHIGVDVERRKFAVLCGASLLAGSAVAVSGTIGFVGLVIPHITRILWGVNHRHLLPLSFLNGSTFLILADTVARTIISPSELPIGVITALIGAPVFAILFYMTRRTRAF
- a CDS encoding ABC transporter substrate-binding protein → MKKGLQLLVVISVFLIFALTGCGAQSNDQVKEQQTTDETVITKSDFPVTVVDATGEELTIESSPERIVSLIPSNTEISFAIGAGEQIVGVTDWDNYPEEVTEIAKVGGLEVNSESILALQPDLVLAHTSSTGSSEQALDQLKQAGITVVVIPSATSISDVYDSIDLIGKVTGHAQSSAKIIDQMKERVEKVAEKAELISEAEKKTVWVEVQPEPEIYTTGKGTFMHEILELIGAKNAAADGEGWLKYTEEDAVLLNPDVIVVTYGYYVDKPIEKVLGRLAWQDVNAVTNKKVFAVDSDKFTRAGPRLVEGVEELAKLVYPNIYQ